A genomic window from Serratia liquefaciens includes:
- the pth gene encoding aminoacyl-tRNA hydrolase, whose product MSSIKLIVGLANPGAEYAQTRHNAGAWYVDLLAQRHNQQLKEESKFFGYTARLNLAGNDVRLLVPTTFMNLSGKAVLAMANFYRIEPDEILVAHDELDIPPGVAKIKLGGGNGGHNGLKDIQNKFGNNPNFYRLRIGIGHPGDKNKVVGFVLGKPPASEQKMIDEAIDEAARCTEVLLTDGLEKTVRRLHSFKAQA is encoded by the coding sequence GTGAGCAGTATTAAATTGATAGTCGGCCTGGCGAATCCGGGCGCTGAATACGCGCAGACGCGGCACAACGCCGGCGCCTGGTACGTCGATTTACTGGCCCAGCGCCATAACCAGCAGCTAAAAGAAGAGAGCAAATTCTTCGGCTACACCGCCCGACTGAACCTGGCCGGTAACGACGTGCGGCTGTTAGTGCCTACCACCTTTATGAACCTCAGCGGCAAAGCGGTATTGGCGATGGCCAATTTCTATCGCATCGAGCCGGACGAGATCCTGGTGGCGCATGACGAGCTGGATATTCCCCCCGGCGTTGCCAAGATCAAACTGGGCGGCGGCAACGGTGGCCACAACGGGCTGAAGGATATTCAGAACAAGTTTGGCAATAACCCGAATTTCTATCGCTTGCGTATCGGCATTGGCCATCCGGGCGATAAAAACAAAGTGGTGGGTTTCGTACTCGGCAAGCCGCCGGCCAGCGAGCAAAAAATGATTGATGAAGCGATCGATGAAGCCGCACGCTGTACGGAAGTGCTGCTGACTGACGGGTTGGAAAAAACCGTTCGTCGCCTGCACAGCTTCAAGGCGCAGGCCTGA
- the ychF gene encoding redox-regulated ATPase YchF codes for MGFKCGIVGLPNVGKSTLFNALTKAGIEAANFPFCTIEPNTGVVPMPDPRLDQLAEIVKPQRILPTTMEFVDIAGLVKGASKGEGLGNQFLTNIRETEAIGHVVRCFENDNIIHVNNKVDPADDIDVINTELALSDLDTCERAIHRVQKKAKGGDKDAKAELAALEKCLPQLENAGMLRALDLSEEDKAAIRYLSFLTLKPTMYIANVNEDGFENNPYLDKVREIAAGEGSVVVAVCAAVESDIAELDDADREEFMAELGLEEPGLNRVIRAGYELLNLQTYFTAGVKEVRAWTIPVGATAPQAAGKIHTDFEKGFIRAQTIAFEDFITYKGEQGAKEAGKMRSEGKDYIVKDGDVMNFLFNV; via the coding sequence ATGGGATTCAAATGCGGTATCGTCGGCCTGCCTAACGTAGGCAAATCCACCCTGTTCAACGCGTTGACCAAAGCGGGTATCGAAGCAGCCAACTTCCCGTTCTGCACCATTGAACCTAACACCGGTGTGGTGCCGATGCCCGATCCGCGTCTGGACCAGTTAGCCGAGATCGTCAAGCCACAGCGTATCCTGCCGACCACCATGGAATTCGTCGACATCGCCGGCCTGGTCAAGGGCGCGTCCAAAGGTGAAGGCCTGGGTAACCAGTTCCTGACCAACATCCGCGAAACCGAAGCGATTGGCCACGTGGTTCGCTGCTTCGAAAACGACAACATCATCCACGTTAACAACAAAGTTGACCCGGCTGACGACATCGACGTCATCAACACCGAACTGGCCTTGTCGGATCTCGACACCTGCGAACGCGCGATCCACCGCGTGCAGAAGAAAGCCAAAGGCGGCGACAAAGACGCGAAAGCGGAACTGGCAGCCCTGGAAAAATGCCTGCCACAGCTGGAAAACGCCGGCATGCTGCGCGCACTGGATCTGTCCGAAGAAGACAAGGCGGCCATCCGCTACCTGAGCTTCCTGACGCTGAAGCCAACCATGTACATCGCCAACGTCAACGAAGACGGTTTCGAGAACAACCCGTACCTGGACAAAGTGCGTGAAATCGCTGCGGGCGAGGGTTCGGTTGTGGTTGCCGTGTGCGCCGCAGTAGAATCCGACATTGCTGAACTGGATGACGCAGACCGCGAAGAATTCATGGCCGAACTGGGCCTGGAAGAGCCGGGCCTGAACCGCGTGATCCGCGCCGGTTACGAGCTGCTGAACCTGCAGACCTACTTCACCGCCGGTGTGAAAGAAGTCCGCGCCTGGACCATCCCGGTCGGCGCTACCGCCCCGCAGGCCGCCGGCAAGATCCACACCGACTTCGAAAAAGGCTTTATCCGCGCTCAAACCATCGCTTTTGAAGACTTCATCACCTACAAGGGTGAACAAGGTGCCAAAGAAGCCGGCAAGATGCGTTCAGAAGGTAAAGACTACATCGTTAAAGACGGCGACGTGATGAACTTCTTGTTTAACGTCTAA
- the lolB gene encoding lipoprotein insertase outer membrane protein LolB, translating into MPIRKVSLLRLIPLASLVLAACTTTKPSGPATSPTSPQWRAHEQAVQQLEQYQTRGSFAYLSDQKKVYARFFWQQYSSDRYRLLLTNPLGSTELDLNVQKNVVQLTDNQGKRYVSDNAEEMIRKLTGMAIPLDNLRQWMLGLPGEANDFKLDDQYRLNSLTYQQGGQTWTVDYQDYNNSLQPQLPSRLELKQGDQRIKLKMDNWTLK; encoded by the coding sequence ATGCCAATCCGCAAAGTTAGTTTGCTACGCCTGATCCCGCTGGCCAGCCTGGTGCTGGCTGCCTGTACCACTACCAAACCCAGCGGCCCGGCCACCAGCCCGACATCACCGCAATGGCGCGCCCATGAGCAAGCGGTGCAGCAGCTTGAGCAGTACCAGACCCGGGGCTCTTTCGCTTACCTGTCAGATCAGAAAAAAGTCTACGCGCGCTTCTTCTGGCAGCAGTATTCGTCGGATCGCTACCGCCTGCTGCTGACCAACCCGCTTGGCAGCACCGAGCTTGATCTCAACGTGCAGAAAAATGTGGTGCAGTTGACCGACAATCAGGGCAAGCGCTATGTCAGCGACAATGCCGAAGAGATGATCCGCAAACTGACCGGTATGGCAATCCCGCTGGATAACCTGCGCCAATGGATGCTCGGCCTGCCGGGGGAAGCCAACGACTTCAAGCTGGATGATCAGTATCGCCTGAACTCGCTGACCTACCAGCAAGGCGGCCAGACCTGGACCGTCGACTACCAGGATTACAACAACAGCCTGCAACCGCAGTTGCCAAGCCGACTGGAGCTGAAACAGGGTGACCAGCGCATCAAACTGAAAATGGATAATTGGACGCTCAAATGA
- the ychH gene encoding stress-induced protein YchH, producing MKRRNADRMGNFFMGLGLVVMIGGVGYSIIAEVSKFNLPQFFAHGAIMSIFVGALLWLVGARIGGREQVADRYWWVKHFDKRCRNDHHRSSH from the coding sequence ATGAAACGTAGAAACGCGGACAGAATGGGCAACTTTTTTATGGGGCTGGGCCTGGTCGTCATGATCGGCGGCGTCGGATACTCCATTATTGCTGAAGTTTCCAAGTTCAACCTGCCGCAGTTTTTCGCCCATGGCGCAATCATGAGTATCTTCGTGGGGGCGTTGTTGTGGTTGGTAGGTGCGCGTATTGGCGGTCGTGAGCAGGTAGCGGATCGTTACTGGTGGGTAAAACACTTTGATAAACGTTGCCGTAACGATCATCATCGTTCGTCGCATTGA
- the prs gene encoding ribose-phosphate diphosphokinase, with amino-acid sequence MPDMKLFAGNATPELAQRIANRLYTSLGDAAVGRFSDGEVSVQINENVRGGDIFIIQSTCAPTNDNLMELVVMVDALRRASAGRITAVIPYFGYARQDRRVRSARVPITAKVVADFLSSVGVDRVLTVDLHAEQIQGFFDVPVDNVFGSPILLEDMLQQNLENPIVVSPDIGGVVRARAIAKLLNDTDMAIIDKRRPRANVSQVMHIIGDVAGRDCVLVDDMIDTGGTLCKAAEALKERGAKRVFAYATHPIFSGNAVENIRNSVIDEVIVCDTIPLSPEIKALKNVRTLTLSGMLAEAIRRISNEESISAMFEH; translated from the coding sequence GTGCCTGATATGAAGCTTTTTGCTGGTAACGCCACCCCGGAACTAGCACAACGTATTGCCAACCGTTTGTACACCAGCCTTGGTGACGCCGCTGTAGGTCGTTTTAGCGACGGCGAAGTGAGCGTGCAAATCAACGAAAATGTACGCGGCGGTGATATTTTCATCATCCAGTCCACCTGTGCCCCTACCAACGACAACCTGATGGAACTGGTCGTTATGGTAGATGCCCTGCGTCGCGCCTCCGCAGGTCGTATTACTGCTGTTATCCCTTACTTCGGTTATGCCCGCCAGGATCGCCGCGTGCGTTCTGCTCGTGTGCCAATCACGGCCAAAGTTGTAGCCGATTTCCTCTCCAGTGTAGGGGTTGACCGCGTTTTGACGGTGGATCTGCACGCTGAACAGATCCAAGGCTTCTTCGATGTTCCGGTAGATAACGTGTTCGGTAGCCCGATCCTGCTGGAAGACATGCTGCAACAGAATCTGGAGAACCCAATCGTGGTTTCCCCAGACATCGGCGGCGTAGTGCGCGCCCGCGCTATCGCCAAACTGCTGAACGATACCGATATGGCTATCATCGATAAACGCCGCCCGCGCGCGAACGTTTCTCAGGTGATGCACATCATTGGTGACGTAGCAGGCCGTGACTGTGTGCTGGTTGACGATATGATCGATACCGGCGGTACCTTATGTAAAGCGGCTGAAGCGTTGAAAGAACGCGGTGCCAAGCGCGTATTTGCCTACGCGACGCACCCGATCTTCTCCGGTAACGCCGTGGAAAACATCCGCAACTCGGTAATTGATGAAGTGATTGTCTGCGACACCATTCCGCTGTCTCCAGAAATCAAGGCACTGAAAAACGTACGTACTCTGACGCTGTCTGGCATGCTGGCTGAAGCCATCCGCCGTATCAGCAACGAAGAGTCAATTTCTGCGATGTTCGAGCATTAA
- a CDS encoding molecular chaperone: MICHIYWFIFMAHIIRTAYSLALLFSYLTFFTINTASASVTLLGNRVIYPAEAREKTLQFTNDDDVPALIQIWLDTNNPKSTPENADAPFIVSPQIFRMNPHSGQMVRLMYVGKTLPTDRESLFYLNFLQVPAVKQTDSDKNKLMLLLTNRLKVFYRPEGLDGDANHVIEQLHIQYAGKSLKISNPTPYYANVSHAVIINGKKHTSIEQADMLPPYSQVSWSLNEELAAGALKATLSVINDYGVEIPRTLSITR; encoded by the coding sequence ATGATTTGCCACATTTACTGGTTTATTTTCATGGCGCACATAATACGCACGGCTTATTCCTTGGCGTTACTCTTTTCTTACCTAACATTTTTCACCATTAATACAGCCTCGGCCAGTGTCACTCTACTCGGCAACAGAGTTATTTATCCTGCAGAGGCCCGAGAAAAAACGCTGCAATTCACTAATGACGATGATGTACCGGCGTTGATACAAATTTGGCTAGATACCAATAATCCAAAGTCTACGCCAGAAAATGCAGATGCTCCTTTCATTGTCTCACCGCAAATCTTCCGTATGAATCCACATAGCGGACAGATGGTTCGCCTTATGTATGTCGGAAAAACACTGCCTACTGATCGTGAATCTTTGTTCTACCTTAACTTTTTGCAGGTGCCGGCAGTCAAGCAAACTGACAGCGATAAAAATAAGTTGATGTTGCTGCTTACCAATCGACTGAAAGTATTTTATCGACCGGAAGGATTGGATGGTGATGCCAATCACGTCATCGAACAGTTGCACATCCAATACGCGGGTAAGTCATTGAAAATAAGTAACCCTACGCCCTACTACGCTAATGTTAGCCATGCCGTGATCATTAACGGTAAGAAGCATACCAGCATCGAACAAGCAGACATGCTCCCACCCTACTCACAAGTCAGCTGGTCGCTAAACGAAGAATTAGCCGCTGGCGCTTTGAAGGCAACATTAAGCGTAATCAATGATTATGGAGTTGAAATACCGCGAACGCTGAGTATTACACGCTGA
- a CDS encoding helix-turn-helix transcriptional regulator, translating into MLVSVIYIDRSPLCLQGMRALLGDEVFCFSFPSINLLQVIKNIPNVVIMDFPNKIYLFDDYLTFINHARKMNSDVKILFFIDKVSPIVLSLIARATPDIILDKHDDLSVVKRVCMALIRHEVPDDVSYQWMKSKVTAITRGEALVLCETARAEGIENTARRLNLNPKTVYSHLSNASKKFGIRNRVELLKMLALL; encoded by the coding sequence ATGCTCGTGAGTGTCATTTATATTGATCGTTCACCACTGTGCCTGCAAGGAATGAGGGCGCTATTGGGAGACGAGGTTTTTTGCTTTTCTTTCCCTTCCATTAATTTATTACAAGTTATAAAAAATATACCTAATGTGGTAATAATGGATTTTCCTAATAAAATTTATCTTTTCGATGATTACTTAACCTTTATTAATCATGCGCGTAAGATGAATTCGGATGTGAAAATATTATTCTTTATCGATAAGGTTTCACCAATAGTATTATCTTTGATAGCCAGAGCGACACCAGATATCATATTAGATAAACATGATGATTTGAGTGTGGTGAAGCGGGTCTGTATGGCGTTAATTCGTCATGAAGTTCCGGATGACGTGAGTTATCAATGGATGAAGAGTAAAGTCACAGCTATCACTAGGGGGGAGGCACTCGTACTTTGTGAAACAGCCAGAGCTGAAGGTATTGAAAATACTGCACGACGTTTGAATTTGAATCCTAAAACCGTGTACTCACATCTCAGTAATGCAAGCAAGAAATTTGGAATTCGCAATCGTGTAGAATTACTTAAAATGCTTGCCTTATTATAA
- a CDS encoding fimbria/pilus outer membrane usher protein, translated as MFELKKSQWQPLLYLVLPLSYVAPAMAVSENYTFDASLLRGSILSNTALNQFNQQDKITPGSYQLDLFINGTFLERDQVIFIRNNEKQVLPCFKLEQLARFGLKKTPVMAEKTCLQPEYDIKDITTNTDISQLRMDLSIPQAMLTGRAAGTVNASSLNSGESMAFINYNLNQYHVSYRKNQAKDLDSTYANLNGGFNVGLWRYRQQSSYRYDAEFGSHLDTSRRYVQRAIFPWRSELLLGEGFTDGHFFSGLGFRGIQLSSDDRMLPDSLRGYAPIVRGVAKSNARVTVQQGKSTLYETTVAPGPFAINDLYATNYAGDLTVIVTEADGSVSTFTVPFAAVPESIRPGLSRYSATLGRSRYVGDNDVFSELTWQQGLTNALTFNAGNQLADGYQAFMLGGVYSNWLGAFGMDTTYSHASLPGGNTSGWMLHLSYSKTFSPTDTTLSIAGYRYSTEGFRDLSDVLGVRHAANNDQIWQSDSYRQRSRFEVAINQGMDMLGNLTMSGSTQDYRDQRGRDNQLQLGWGKTFGNGVALNLSVTRTRSLGNSYSSENYLGDRQSDSVYRSPLTNATQTVTALSVSFPLGRTSSAPSVSLLANHSQGQGGSYQSALSGSIGEDQPISYGLNFTTDDNHNQSIWGGNLQTRLPYANMTGSISTSRQYWQGSASLQGAVVAHRGGITLGPYVGDTFALIDAPGASGAQVMDGQGARVDSFGYALAPALVPYHYNTIALNPQGMNNKAELEEGQQRVAPYAGSSVRLHFKTLRGQALLITAQRPGNSAIPMGTSVVDSSGENRGMVGQANQIYLRSDKREDELLLSWGKSTNQQCRLRYRLSSIDESPIQRLNASCD; from the coding sequence ATGTTCGAGCTTAAAAAATCACAATGGCAGCCTCTACTCTATCTGGTACTGCCTCTAAGCTATGTTGCCCCGGCTATGGCGGTTTCCGAAAACTACACCTTCGACGCCTCACTGTTACGCGGCAGTATTCTTAGCAATACTGCACTAAATCAGTTTAATCAGCAGGACAAAATTACGCCCGGCAGTTATCAGCTTGACCTGTTTATTAACGGCACCTTTCTTGAGCGTGATCAGGTCATATTTATTAGGAATAACGAAAAACAGGTGTTGCCCTGTTTTAAGCTCGAACAGCTTGCGCGTTTTGGGTTAAAAAAAACGCCTGTCATGGCGGAGAAAACTTGCCTGCAACCTGAATATGACATCAAAGACATCACAACGAATACCGATATCTCCCAGTTGCGCATGGATCTCAGTATTCCACAGGCAATGTTAACAGGAAGGGCAGCCGGCACTGTCAATGCATCCAGCTTGAACAGTGGTGAGTCGATGGCCTTTATCAACTATAACTTGAACCAATACCACGTCAGCTATCGTAAAAATCAGGCCAAAGATCTCGACTCAACCTATGCCAACCTCAACGGCGGTTTTAACGTCGGACTTTGGCGCTATCGCCAGCAGTCCAGCTATCGTTACGACGCTGAATTCGGCAGTCATTTGGACACCAGCCGTCGATATGTACAACGAGCCATTTTCCCCTGGCGCAGTGAATTATTGCTGGGCGAGGGATTCACCGACGGGCATTTCTTTTCCGGACTTGGATTTCGTGGCATTCAACTAAGCTCAGATGATCGTATGTTGCCTGACTCTTTACGGGGTTATGCTCCCATAGTGCGGGGAGTTGCTAAAAGCAATGCTCGTGTAACCGTGCAGCAAGGTAAAAGCACGCTATACGAAACGACAGTGGCGCCCGGACCTTTCGCTATTAACGATCTTTACGCGACCAACTACGCCGGCGATCTAACCGTTATAGTGACCGAAGCCGATGGCAGCGTCAGTACCTTCACCGTACCTTTTGCCGCAGTGCCGGAATCTATACGTCCGGGTTTATCGCGATATTCTGCCACCCTCGGTCGCTCTCGCTATGTCGGTGACAACGACGTATTCAGCGAATTGACCTGGCAACAGGGCCTGACAAACGCCCTCACCTTCAATGCGGGTAATCAGTTGGCTGATGGTTACCAGGCATTTATGCTCGGTGGTGTTTACAGCAATTGGTTGGGAGCATTCGGCATGGATACAACGTATTCACATGCCAGCCTGCCTGGGGGAAATACTTCTGGTTGGATGCTACATCTTTCCTATAGCAAAACGTTCAGCCCGACAGATACCACCTTATCCATAGCCGGTTACCGTTACTCTACCGAGGGATTTCGCGATCTTAGTGATGTCCTGGGGGTTCGCCATGCCGCCAATAATGATCAAATCTGGCAATCAGATTCATATCGCCAACGCTCACGGTTCGAGGTTGCGATCAATCAAGGTATGGATATGCTGGGTAACCTGACCATGTCAGGTTCCACACAGGATTATCGCGACCAACGCGGCAGGGACAACCAGTTGCAGCTGGGCTGGGGGAAAACTTTTGGCAATGGGGTAGCGCTCAACCTGTCTGTGACCAGAACACGTAGTCTGGGCAACAGCTACAGCAGCGAAAATTACCTAGGTGACAGACAATCTGACAGCGTATACCGTAGCCCGCTCACCAACGCCACACAAACTGTCACAGCCTTGTCAGTCAGTTTTCCGCTCGGGCGTACATCCTCTGCACCAAGCGTATCCCTTCTTGCTAATCACAGCCAAGGCCAAGGCGGTAGCTACCAGTCAGCGCTTTCCGGCAGCATTGGCGAAGACCAACCTATCAGCTACGGTTTGAATTTCACCACTGACGATAACCACAATCAAAGTATATGGGGCGGTAACCTGCAGACCCGCTTGCCTTACGCCAACATGACAGGGTCCATTTCTACTTCACGCCAATACTGGCAAGGTTCCGCATCCCTGCAAGGTGCAGTCGTAGCACATCGTGGCGGCATCACACTGGGGCCCTACGTTGGCGATACCTTTGCACTGATTGACGCCCCGGGGGCCAGCGGAGCACAAGTTATGGATGGGCAAGGTGCGCGTGTTGACAGTTTTGGCTATGCATTAGCACCGGCTTTAGTTCCATACCATTACAACACCATTGCCTTAAATCCTCAGGGAATGAATAACAAGGCTGAACTGGAAGAAGGTCAACAACGCGTCGCGCCTTACGCTGGTTCATCCGTCAGGCTCCATTTCAAAACATTACGCGGGCAGGCTCTATTGATCACTGCGCAGCGACCTGGCAATAGCGCAATACCCATGGGGACAAGCGTCGTAGATTCATCTGGCGAAAATAGAGGAATGGTCGGTCAGGCCAATCAGATTTACCTACGCAGCGATAAGCGTGAAGACGAACTGCTTTTAAGTTGGGGTAAATCGACAAACCAACAGTGTCGGTTGCGTTATCGCTTATCTTCCATCGATGAAAGTCCCATTCAGCGGCTTAATGCTTCATGTGATTAA
- a CDS encoding SulP family inorganic anion transporter: MFNLNNFRLSAVKNEVLAGFVVAVSMIPEAVGFSLVAGLSPIVGLHTAFIIGLVTALFGGKPGMVSGAAGSIVVVLMSLAAQYGMGYVLWATIFAGVIQILIGIFRLGKFIRLVPLPAVHGFVNGLAIVIMLAQLHMIAGQGPLMYGLVALAILVVVFFPRLTRVIPASLAALIVVSALAIGFNLQTLRVGDLADISGALPHFSLPMAPFTLDMLKVVLPYALVIALVGLIESLLTMTVLDEMGGKKGNGNRESIAQGAGNAVCGLFGCFAGCAMIGQSIINFTSGGRGRISGVVGAILLILFVVSLSGYIGLLPVAALAGVMLVVCYNTFEWSSLRRLRRMPKADALVMLLVTLITIFTDLAMAVISGVIISALVFAWQQARIRVRQHRVEGEVAVYQLDGPLFFGSATAFAELFEPKNDPQNVVLDFAGTRVMDSSGVEAIDKLTARYLAAGKTIRLRHLSGDCVRLLKQAGPFCSHELDDPQYYVAEEDYQTDDANVGEETFKLRT; this comes from the coding sequence ATGTTTAACCTGAACAATTTCAGGCTGTCGGCCGTCAAGAACGAGGTGCTGGCGGGCTTTGTGGTGGCAGTTTCCATGATCCCGGAAGCGGTTGGCTTTTCGCTGGTTGCCGGGCTTTCTCCGATCGTCGGGTTGCACACCGCTTTTATTATCGGGCTGGTCACCGCGCTGTTTGGCGGCAAGCCGGGCATGGTGTCGGGTGCGGCCGGTTCAATCGTGGTGGTGCTGATGAGCCTGGCGGCGCAGTACGGCATGGGGTACGTGCTGTGGGCGACGATTTTTGCCGGCGTTATCCAAATCCTGATCGGTATTTTCCGCCTGGGCAAATTTATCCGACTGGTGCCGCTGCCCGCGGTTCACGGCTTCGTGAACGGGTTGGCGATTGTCATTATGCTGGCGCAACTGCATATGATTGCCGGGCAGGGGCCGCTGATGTATGGGCTGGTGGCCCTGGCGATCCTGGTGGTGGTGTTCTTCCCACGGTTGACGCGCGTCATCCCGGCGTCGCTGGCAGCGCTAATCGTCGTATCTGCACTGGCAATCGGCTTTAACCTGCAAACGCTGCGGGTCGGCGATCTGGCGGACATTTCCGGTGCATTACCGCACTTTAGCCTGCCGATGGCGCCTTTTACCCTGGACATGCTGAAAGTGGTGCTGCCATACGCATTGGTGATTGCGCTGGTAGGGTTGATCGAATCGCTGCTTACCATGACGGTGCTGGATGAAATGGGCGGCAAGAAAGGCAACGGCAACCGCGAGAGCATAGCTCAGGGGGCCGGCAACGCGGTTTGTGGCCTGTTTGGTTGTTTCGCCGGTTGCGCAATGATTGGCCAGTCGATCATCAACTTCACTTCAGGCGGGCGTGGGCGCATTTCCGGTGTGGTTGGCGCGATACTGCTGATTTTGTTTGTGGTCAGCCTGTCGGGCTATATCGGCCTGCTGCCGGTGGCGGCGCTGGCCGGGGTGATGCTGGTGGTGTGTTACAACACCTTTGAATGGAGCTCGCTGCGCCGTCTGCGCCGGATGCCGAAGGCGGATGCGCTGGTGATGCTGCTGGTGACCCTGATTACCATCTTTACCGATCTGGCGATGGCGGTGATCAGCGGGGTGATCATTTCGGCGCTGGTATTTGCCTGGCAGCAGGCACGTATTCGCGTGCGTCAGCATCGGGTGGAAGGAGAGGTGGCGGTGTATCAGCTGGACGGGCCGCTGTTCTTCGGGTCTGCCACGGCCTTTGCCGAACTGTTCGAACCCAAAAACGATCCGCAAAATGTGGTGCTGGATTTTGCCGGTACCCGGGTGATGGATTCCAGCGGCGTGGAGGCGATTGATAAGCTGACGGCGCGCTATCTGGCGGCGGGGAAAACCATTCGGCTACGTCATCTGAGCGGTGACTGTGTACGCCTGTTGAAACAGGCCGGCCCGTTTTGCAGCCATGAACTGGACGATCCGCAATATTACGTGGCGGAAGAAGATTACCAAACCGATGACGCTAACGTCGGCGAAGAAACCTTCAAACTACGTACCTAA
- a CDS encoding fimbrial protein, giving the protein MNVKLVTLTLFAFTGTSIAASTNTVQFKGEVSTQTCSVNINGNESNPVVLLPTVPVSKLNAKGLTAGDTTFTVNVTGCTAASSDTAIKTVLAGNNPTSNGNLGNAGDAAKVSIQLLDSDALTPLSFATGSTVATKAMTLAQGATSTSQSLVARYYAEDTGASAGSVISTAQFAISYK; this is encoded by the coding sequence ATGAATGTTAAATTAGTCACACTCACGCTCTTCGCTTTCACTGGCACATCTATAGCCGCATCCACCAATACTGTACAATTTAAAGGTGAAGTCAGCACTCAAACGTGTTCCGTCAATATCAACGGTAACGAGTCCAATCCGGTAGTATTACTCCCTACCGTCCCTGTAAGTAAACTTAATGCTAAAGGGTTAACAGCAGGAGATACTACTTTTACGGTAAACGTCACTGGATGCACTGCAGCAAGCAGTGACACTGCAATAAAAACCGTTTTGGCCGGCAATAACCCAACCAGCAATGGTAACCTGGGAAATGCCGGTGATGCGGCTAAGGTATCAATTCAATTATTGGACAGTGACGCCTTGACTCCACTCTCATTCGCAACGGGTTCCACTGTCGCCACCAAAGCAATGACATTAGCCCAGGGGGCAACATCAACCTCGCAAAGCTTGGTTGCCCGTTATTATGCAGAAGATACCGGCGCATCAGCAGGCTCGGTAATTTCTACGGCACAATTTGCCATTAGTTACAAATAA
- the ispE gene encoding 4-(cytidine 5'-diphospho)-2-C-methyl-D-erythritol kinase, translating into MIRQWPSPAKLNLFLYITGQREDGYHLLQTLFQFLDYGDTLTIDVRQDDRIHLLTPVAGVPDEENLIVRAARLLQQYCDRHGLDTAPRGADISIEKRLPMGGGLGGGSSNAATVLVALNELWRCGLSDDQLAELGLALGADVPVFVRGHAAFAEGIGERLQPANPQEKWYLVAHPGVSIPTPAIFGDAELKRDTPVRPLSVLLQATYANDCEPIARKRFREVEQLVSWLLEYAPSRLTGTGACVFAEFDTETAARQVLNQAPEWIRGFVARGVNVSPLHRIRSGQMKP; encoded by the coding sequence ATGATCCGTCAGTGGCCATCGCCAGCTAAACTAAATTTGTTTTTATACATTACCGGCCAACGTGAGGATGGCTATCACCTGTTGCAGACGCTGTTTCAGTTTCTGGATTACGGCGACACGCTGACCATCGATGTGCGACAGGATGACCGTATTCACCTGCTGACCCCGGTGGCGGGCGTGCCGGATGAAGAAAACCTGATTGTCCGCGCCGCACGTCTGCTGCAGCAGTATTGCGATCGCCATGGGCTGGATACCGCGCCACGCGGTGCCGACATCAGCATCGAAAAGCGGCTGCCGATGGGAGGTGGGCTGGGCGGTGGCTCCTCCAACGCCGCTACGGTACTGGTTGCGCTGAATGAACTGTGGCGCTGCGGTTTGAGCGACGACCAGCTTGCTGAACTGGGGCTGGCGCTCGGTGCCGACGTCCCTGTCTTCGTGCGTGGCCATGCGGCGTTCGCCGAAGGCATCGGTGAACGTTTGCAGCCGGCCAACCCGCAGGAAAAATGGTATCTGGTGGCGCATCCGGGGGTCAGCATCCCTACCCCGGCGATTTTCGGCGATGCGGAATTAAAAAGAGACACCCCGGTTCGTCCGTTAAGTGTGCTGTTACAGGCAACTTACGCAAATGATTGCGAACCTATAGCAAGAAAACGTTTTCGCGAGGTTGAACAGCTTGTTTCTTGGCTGTTAGAATACGCGCCGTCACGCCTGACTGGCACAGGTGCTTGTGTGTTTGCTGAATTCGACACAGAAACCGCCGCCCGTCAGGTGTTAAATCAAGCCCCGGAGTGGATACGTGGTTTTGTAGCGCGTGGCGTTAACGTCTCTCCACTACATCGCATCCGTTCCGGGCAGATGAAACCGTAG